Proteins encoded in a region of the Cheilinus undulatus linkage group 8, ASM1832078v1, whole genome shotgun sequence genome:
- the utp11 gene encoding probable U3 small nucleolar RNA-associated protein 11: MSSFRKALKSRQRNHHERSQPGFRKNLGLLEKKKDYKLRADDYHKKQNTLAALRKKALDKNPDEFYFKMINSQLQDGVHVAKKEKEDVEVTEEQKKVMRTQDIKYVEMKRVAEAKKIERLKGELHLLDADSKQKNKHTFFMDTRKEVESFDLAEHLNTAPELVGRVYNRPTLQTLETKIIQAAAEPTSVEKLARQRKHQYKILSQRIDREKKMFVISQKIQTRKDLQDKTKKVKVKKETANAAAIYKFEAKRKR, encoded by the exons ATGTCTTCGTTCAGGAAAGCCCTGAAATCCCGGCAGAGGAACCACCATGAAAGATCTCAG CCTGGTTTTAGGAAAAACTTGGGATTgctggagaagaagaaagactACAAACTTCGAGCAGA TGATTACCACAAGAAACAAAACACCCTTGCAGCCCTGCGAAAGAAAGCTCTGGATAAGAACCCAGATGAGTTTTACTTTAAGATGATCAACTCTCAACTGCAG GATGGAGTTCATGTTGCTAAAAAGGAAAAGGAGGATGTTGAGGTGACAGAAGAGCAGAAGAAAGTAATGAGGACACAAGATATCAAATATGTGGAGATGAAAAGGGTTGCAGAGGCTAAG AAAATCGAGAGGCTAAAAGGGGAGCTCCACCTTCTGGATGCAGACAGCAAACAAAAGAACAAGCATACATTTTTTATGGATACCAGGAAAGAGG TGGAATCATTTGACCTGGCAGAGCACCTGAACACAGCTCCAGAGCTGGTGGGCAGAGTCTACAACAGACCGACTCTGCAAACTCTGGAGACCAAAATCATCCAGGCAGCTGCAGAGCCCACAAGTGTGGAG AAATTGGCTAGACAGAGGAAGCACCAGTATAAAATTCTCTCCCAGAGGATCGACAGGGAGAAGAAAATGTTTGTAATCAGCCAGAAGATTCAGACACGCAAAGACTTACAG GATAAGACAAAGAAAGTGAAGGTTAAAAAGGAGACGGCAAATGCTGCAGCTATCTACAAGTTTGAGGCCAAGAGGAAACGCTGA